In bacterium, one genomic interval encodes:
- a CDS encoding MBL fold metallo-hydrolase — MKIAGYEIIPLHAGDFKLDGGAMFGVVPKPLWEKHCPADEHNRIEMTARVLLLKAYNRFILVDAGIGDKDDAKFQSIFAMSFPRGSIVDELARHDVTPEQITHVIYTHLHFDHAGGTTVIRDGVAVPQFPNARHYVQSVQYHHGKTRNPRDRASYMDDNYEPVRAAGLLEFLDNDLELLPGLHLHLTSGHTPALQMPRITDGRRSLFFPSDLIPLAAHVPLPYIMGYDLFPLTTLNDKEHWLNLAARDNWIIVLEHDPHVEAITVKQDDKGRVVIDRAGKLEQFTSGEFV, encoded by the coding sequence ATGAAGATCGCAGGTTACGAGATCATTCCCTTGCACGCCGGGGACTTCAAATTGGATGGCGGCGCGATGTTCGGCGTGGTGCCCAAACCTCTGTGGGAAAAGCACTGCCCGGCCGACGAACACAACCGCATTGAAATGACGGCCCGCGTGCTGTTGCTGAAGGCTTACAATCGGTTCATTCTCGTGGACGCCGGCATTGGCGACAAGGATGACGCGAAATTCCAGAGCATTTTCGCGATGTCTTTTCCGCGCGGGTCAATCGTTGACGAGCTGGCGCGCCACGACGTCACGCCGGAGCAAATTACGCACGTCATATACACACACCTGCATTTCGATCATGCCGGGGGCACAACAGTTATTCGCGACGGGGTTGCTGTGCCGCAATTCCCCAATGCGCGTCACTATGTGCAAAGCGTCCAATATCACCACGGCAAAACGCGCAATCCGCGCGATCGCGCGAGTTACATGGACGACAATTACGAACCGGTGCGGGCGGCGGGACTGCTTGAATTTCTGGACAACGACTTGGAACTTCTGCCAGGGCTGCATTTGCACCTGACTTCGGGGCACACGCCCGCGCTGCAGATGCCCCGCATTACCGACGGCAGGCGCTCACTCTTCTTTCCTTCCGATCTGATACCGCTGGCTGCGCATGTGCCGCTTCCCTATATCATGGGTTATGACTTGTTCCCGTTGACGACGCTGAATGACAAAGAGCATTGGCTGAACCTTGCGGCGCGCGACAATTGGATCATCGTGCTCGAACACGATCCGCATGTTGAGGCGATCACGGTCAAGCAAGATGACAAAGGTCGTGTAGTCATTGACCGTGCCGGGAAGCTCGAACAATTCACATCAGGAGAGTTTGTATGA
- a CDS encoding polyphenol oxidase family protein has protein sequence MTKKQTKAWSVPPQWVGVNGGISTTSSGALAWGRGSVPEIAKNRLDWAEKADFIIGFAVSLEQVHGTRVVEVTAANGGAGFLDPATRISATDGLFTRDPHVVLLTSHADCAPIFLYHPQARSIGLIHAGWRGTLAGIAASAVATQCRAHDLRPCDLLVAIGPTIGTVNYPVGEDVAAQFVAKFGPNVVTRYAGCPHLDVYAALIVDLLRAGVTDARNCPRPPDTFANPIWSSYRRDGERAGGMLAYFNLTSSMSE, from the coding sequence GTGACAAAGAAGCAAACGAAGGCATGGTCCGTACCTCCTCAATGGGTGGGTGTAAACGGAGGAATATCAACAACTTCCAGCGGCGCGCTGGCGTGGGGCCGCGGATCGGTCCCAGAAATCGCCAAGAATCGGCTTGATTGGGCCGAAAAAGCTGACTTTATTATTGGATTCGCAGTATCGCTTGAACAGGTTCACGGGACAAGGGTTGTAGAGGTCACGGCCGCCAACGGTGGTGCGGGATTTTTGGACCCGGCGACCCGGATTTCGGCGACGGACGGGCTGTTCACACGGGACCCCCACGTCGTGCTTCTGACCTCCCATGCGGACTGCGCACCGATCTTTCTGTACCATCCTCAGGCGCGCTCGATCGGCCTGATCCACGCTGGTTGGCGCGGCACGCTAGCGGGAATTGCCGCCTCCGCCGTGGCAACGCAGTGTCGGGCTCACGATCTGAGGCCCTGCGATCTACTCGTCGCCATCGGCCCGACCATCGGCACGGTGAACTACCCCGTCGGGGAAGATGTCGCGGCGCAATTCGTCGCGAAGTTTGGACCGAATGTCGTCACACGTTACGCCGGCTGCCCGCATCTTGATGTGTACGCGGCCCTGATCGTGGATCTATTGCGGGCGGGTGTGACGGATGCCCGGAACTGCCCGCGGCCGCCGGATACTTTTGCTAATCCAATCTGGAGTTCCTACCGTCGCGACGGTGAGCGCGCGGGGGGAATGCTGGCTTATTTTAATTTGACTTCATCGATGTCTGAATAG
- a CDS encoding MIP family channel protein has product MMFKKMLAEFVGTFALIFIGVGAIVSDHLTNGAVGLTGIALAHGLTIAIMAAATGAISGGHLNPAVSFGALLTGNMNAKEFAGYVAAQCLGAIAASSLLMSALPKLALDAVNYGIPAVGESATPGMAVIAEIVLTFILVYVIFGTAVDKRAPKMGGLFIGLAVTVDIFMGGPISGAAMNPARWLGPALLSGDFQNAWVYWVGPLAGGALGAVVYSSFQQEK; this is encoded by the coding sequence ATGATGTTCAAGAAGATGCTTGCCGAGTTTGTTGGCACGTTTGCATTGATTTTCATTGGCGTTGGGGCGATTGTATCGGATCATCTGACCAACGGCGCAGTCGGGTTGACGGGTATCGCTCTTGCGCACGGTCTGACGATTGCCATCATGGCCGCCGCCACCGGAGCGATCAGTGGCGGCCATTTGAATCCCGCCGTGAGCTTCGGTGCGCTGCTTACAGGGAACATGAATGCCAAGGAATTTGCGGGCTATGTGGCCGCGCAGTGCCTGGGCGCGATTGCGGCGTCGTCACTCTTAATGAGTGCGCTGCCCAAGCTGGCGCTGGACGCCGTGAACTACGGCATCCCCGCCGTCGGTGAAAGCGCGACCCCTGGCATGGCCGTCATCGCCGAAATTGTGCTGACGTTCATTTTAGTCTACGTGATCTTCGGTACCGCCGTGGATAAGCGTGCGCCGAAAATGGGGGGACTCTTCATCGGCTTGGCTGTCACCGTTGATATTTTCATGGGCGGCCCGATCAGCGGAGCCGCGATGAATCCCGCGCGGTGGCTTGGCCCGGCTTTGCTGAGCGGCGACTTTCAGAATGCATGGGTCTATTGGGTCGGCCCGTTGGCGGGCGGAGCGTTGGGCGCGGTCGTGTATTCGTCGTTCCAACAGGAGAAATAG
- a CDS encoding Glu/Leu/Phe/Val dehydrogenase has protein sequence MASTPTAVAPHRATHHGTDGHQSQSAFDNAMKQFDQAAGILKLTASQTAMIKQPRKCVEVTLPIRMDDGTIQTFTGYRVQHNIARGPAKGGVRYHPNVSLDEVKALSFWMTFKCAVANIPMGGGKGGIIVDPQKLSMGELERLSRRYFSELEDMFGPDRDVPAPDVNTNPQIMAWFMDTYSMHKRENLPAVVTGKPLEIGGSKGRVLATSLGLLFATRRAVAANGEKMAGLTVAIQGFGNVGGNAAVLLHQDGCKILGISDQYGAFYNLAGINVVEAFKYSEKHGGLKGFESTKLAKKFENPMDLLEMDVDILAPCALELQLTKANANKVKARYVSEGANGPCDSDADAIFNKKGIFVIPDILCNAGGVIVSYFEWVQNRMGYYWAVERINRELEDVMNTAFDAVYETHIQYNCPMRVAAFAVAIKRVSVASEMRGLYA, from the coding sequence ATGGCTAGCACGCCGACCGCAGTGGCGCCGCATCGCGCGACGCACCACGGTACGGATGGTCATCAGTCGCAATCCGCCTTTGATAACGCCATGAAGCAGTTTGATCAGGCGGCGGGAATTCTCAAATTGACTGCAAGCCAAACCGCGATGATCAAGCAGCCGCGCAAGTGCGTCGAGGTCACGCTGCCTATCCGTATGGATGACGGCACGATCCAGACCTTCACCGGTTATCGCGTTCAGCATAACATCGCGCGCGGCCCGGCCAAGGGTGGTGTGCGTTACCATCCCAACGTCTCGCTCGACGAAGTCAAGGCCCTGTCCTTCTGGATGACGTTCAAGTGCGCCGTCGCCAATATCCCGATGGGCGGCGGCAAGGGCGGCATTATCGTTGATCCGCAGAAGCTGTCCATGGGCGAACTTGAGCGTCTGTCGCGCCGCTACTTCTCGGAACTCGAAGATATGTTCGGTCCCGACCGTGACGTTCCGGCGCCGGATGTGAACACGAATCCGCAGATCATGGCGTGGTTCATGGACACCTATTCGATGCACAAACGCGAGAACCTTCCCGCGGTCGTCACGGGCAAGCCGTTGGAAATCGGCGGCAGCAAGGGCCGCGTGCTGGCTACGTCGCTCGGCCTGCTCTTCGCCACGCGCCGCGCGGTCGCCGCTAATGGCGAGAAGATGGCCGGCCTGACGGTCGCCATTCAGGGCTTCGGTAACGTCGGCGGCAACGCCGCGGTGCTGCTGCATCAGGACGGCTGCAAGATCCTCGGCATTTCCGACCAATACGGCGCTTTCTACAATCTCGCCGGCATCAATGTCGTCGAAGCGTTCAAGTATTCCGAAAAGCACGGCGGCCTGAAGGGTTTCGAGTCCACGAAACTCGCGAAGAAATTCGAGAATCCGATGGACTTGCTCGAAATGGACGTGGACATTCTGGCGCCGTGTGCCCTTGAACTTCAGCTCACGAAGGCCAATGCCAACAAGGTGAAGGCGCGCTACGTATCCGAAGGCGCGAACGGTCCGTGCGACTCGGACGCTGATGCGATCTTCAACAAGAAGGGCATCTTTGTCATTCCCGACATTCTTTGCAATGCCGGCGGCGTGATCGTCAGCTACTTTGAGTGGGTGCAGAACCGCATGGGTTACTACTGGGCGGTCGAGCGCATCAACCGCGAGCTCGAAGACGTGATGAACACGGCGTTCGACGCGGTCTACGAAACGCACATTCAGTACAATTGCCCGATGCGCGTCGCGGCGTTCGCCGTGGCCATCAAGCGTGTGTCGGTGGCGTCTGAAATGCGCGGCCTCTACGCGTAA
- a CDS encoding HEAT repeat domain-containing protein — MDALADAPYEMVGNALSRFGMTPDAFKSDRVWMEDDTFLLDPIRNALSSPLAARELAQVAAGFAPLKLSELNRYPDLVGLLNLSIPQAVYADIDSQLAHAPADNPLEPLQSALSLAEGYRKQAFDSLTPDQRQALLLALPLWFEDEDTPSDDSLKGSLYRAFGIEADTTQVVTSDSVLTLLARVNRHALSAAGYAFLRGVAELSTKTLTFPPKPPSPKTKGKAESAPPVTGVEGEILYYQDTPLGRWVVGGPGSNRYTEEFAVIIDLGGDDRYTARCASAVGGIRRSTSVVLDYGGNDIYEPAGWLSQSSAILGLAALADLNGDDTYRAGSFSQSAAFCGVSLLFDGGGDDLYTAGWFSQGAAVCGIALFTDVSGRDLYDGAGYGQAFASTYAYAALTDGEGNDVYRSGGLVRHEPLRPEDYRSLSQGFATGARPRSGGGIAILHDISGNDFYDAEIYGQGVGYWYSLGALLDDGGNDSYSLTQYGQGAGIHLACGVLEDRSGDDRYDARFGPSQGAAHDLAVGALIDYSGDDQYTASGGQGMAITNSGALFVDMQGNDLYAVQENSSSHGGTRAARNFGNLALFVDGEGKDSYSGGEGADSSVWFRDAYGYAVDVAFDSTRPRETEPEVAFVPDDTTRSIEDLFAESALWEVTDNRAKVRRARLALKAIGTRAVEWAGQNKLTTNDALERRAIVELFKDNVNAALPYLRTAFEGSHPEGRRTAASVIGEIKATAAAAWLEPKLRDASYTVLRPTILRTLGDINSSSSLKILQEFSESTSERERLAAVVSIGKLKLADGYADLFHALEDSLYTVRSAALYALAEQSTAVIPAMDRALADNRAPAYIEQVLLSVPLLVDKWKSDAATAVQVKSALPLIKKYLEFPDARVQGAALIAAASAYDDKNFNKLHARFAAATDPILSARWKQAQSRRN; from the coding sequence ATGGACGCCCTGGCCGATGCCCCATATGAAATGGTCGGGAATGCCCTGTCCCGCTTCGGTATGACGCCGGACGCATTCAAATCGGATCGCGTTTGGATGGAAGACGACACATTCTTGTTGGATCCGATTCGCAACGCACTATCATCCCCGCTGGCCGCTCGCGAATTGGCACAGGTCGCGGCGGGTTTCGCGCCGCTCAAGCTGTCAGAATTGAATCGGTACCCGGACCTCGTCGGTCTGCTCAATCTCTCCATTCCTCAGGCGGTTTACGCCGACATTGATTCTCAGCTCGCGCATGCTCCGGCAGACAATCCTTTGGAACCACTGCAAAGCGCGCTGTCGCTCGCCGAAGGCTATCGCAAGCAGGCGTTCGACTCTTTGACTCCGGATCAGCGACAAGCCTTGTTGCTCGCGCTGCCGCTGTGGTTTGAAGACGAAGATACGCCATCGGACGACAGCTTGAAAGGTTCACTCTACCGTGCGTTCGGCATTGAAGCCGATACGACTCAAGTTGTGACATCGGACAGTGTCCTGACACTGTTAGCGCGGGTCAATCGCCATGCGCTGTCGGCGGCGGGTTACGCGTTTCTGCGCGGCGTCGCTGAACTGAGCACGAAGACCTTGACATTCCCACCCAAGCCACCATCACCCAAAACCAAAGGCAAAGCCGAGTCTGCTCCGCCCGTAACAGGCGTTGAAGGCGAGATCCTGTACTATCAAGACACGCCGCTCGGTCGCTGGGTCGTTGGCGGGCCGGGATCAAATCGCTACACGGAAGAGTTCGCGGTCATTATAGACCTCGGCGGTGACGATCGCTACACGGCCCGCTGCGCATCAGCCGTAGGCGGCATTCGCCGTTCTACATCTGTCGTTTTGGACTATGGCGGCAATGACATCTATGAACCGGCCGGATGGCTTTCACAGTCGTCGGCGATACTCGGACTGGCGGCGCTGGCAGATCTGAATGGTGATGACACCTACCGAGCCGGTTCATTTTCGCAGTCCGCCGCGTTCTGCGGAGTATCTCTGCTGTTTGACGGCGGCGGTGACGATCTCTACACGGCAGGCTGGTTCTCGCAGGGCGCTGCCGTCTGCGGTATCGCGCTGTTCACGGACGTAAGTGGCCGCGATCTCTACGACGGCGCCGGATATGGTCAGGCCTTCGCATCAACTTATGCCTATGCCGCGTTGACGGACGGCGAAGGCAACGACGTGTATCGTTCAGGCGGCCTCGTACGCCATGAGCCGCTGCGGCCCGAAGACTATCGCTCGCTTTCGCAGGGCTTCGCCACCGGTGCGCGTCCGCGCAGCGGCGGCGGGATTGCCATCTTGCATGACATCAGCGGCAACGACTTTTACGACGCCGAAATTTACGGCCAGGGAGTGGGCTATTGGTATTCGCTCGGCGCTCTGCTCGACGACGGCGGGAACGACTCGTACAGTTTGACCCAATACGGTCAAGGAGCGGGTATTCATCTCGCGTGCGGTGTGCTCGAGGATCGCAGCGGTGACGACCGCTATGACGCCCGCTTTGGACCGAGTCAAGGCGCAGCGCACGACTTAGCCGTCGGCGCGCTGATTGACTATAGCGGCGACGACCAGTACACGGCTTCCGGCGGACAAGGAATGGCCATCACAAACAGTGGCGCGCTGTTCGTGGACATGCAAGGGAATGATCTCTACGCCGTGCAGGAAAACTCTTCATCGCACGGTGGAACTCGTGCCGCCCGCAATTTCGGGAATCTCGCTCTTTTTGTGGACGGCGAAGGCAAGGACAGCTATTCGGGCGGTGAAGGTGCGGATTCAAGCGTCTGGTTTCGCGATGCGTACGGTTACGCGGTGGATGTGGCCTTCGACAGCACGCGGCCGCGGGAGACCGAACCTGAAGTCGCTTTCGTGCCCGACGACACCACACGCTCAATCGAAGATCTATTTGCCGAGTCCGCGCTCTGGGAGGTTACGGACAATCGCGCCAAAGTTCGCCGCGCGCGGCTTGCACTGAAAGCGATTGGCACACGCGCAGTGGAATGGGCGGGCCAGAACAAACTGACGACCAACGATGCGCTCGAACGGCGGGCGATTGTCGAGCTGTTCAAGGACAATGTCAACGCCGCGCTGCCCTATCTGCGCACGGCGTTCGAGGGATCGCATCCTGAAGGGCGACGCACAGCGGCGTCGGTCATCGGCGAGATCAAGGCGACCGCCGCCGCCGCTTGGCTTGAACCCAAACTGCGCGATGCGTCCTACACCGTGCTGCGGCCCACGATTCTGCGCACGCTGGGCGACATCAATTCCTCATCGTCGCTGAAGATATTACAGGAGTTTAGCGAGAGCACCTCTGAGCGCGAACGACTCGCCGCCGTGGTCTCGATCGGCAAGCTGAAACTCGCTGACGGTTACGCGGACCTCTTTCACGCGCTGGAGGATTCACTTTACACCGTGCGATCGGCCGCGCTCTACGCGCTTGCCGAACAATCCACCGCTGTTATTCCGGCGATGGATCGCGCATTGGCCGACAACCGAGCTCCGGCCTATATCGAGCAGGTGCTGTTGTCGGTGCCTTTGCTCGTGGACAAGTGGAAGAGCGACGCGGCGACCGCCGTGCAGGTCAAGAGCGCGTTGCCGCTTATCAAAAAATATCTTGAATTTCCCGACGCCCGCGTGCAGGGCGCGGCGCTGATCGCCGCGGCGTCAGCGTACGACGACAAAAACTTCAACAAACTCCACGCGCGGTTTGCCGCCGCCACCGATCCGATCCTTTCGGCGCGTTGGAAGCAGGCGCAATCACGCCGCAACTAA
- a CDS encoding thiamine diphosphokinase — MNENARIASLLPPRFDAVLVAGGDRPRRVLIDIAVARAARVVALDGGLRHLRALGVAPQVVIGDLDSASPADITWARRRRAHVLLRAEQDSSDMDKALRLCRERGWRNVAIASADGLRADHFLHGLSRAAALRGLRITFLLKQGLAFPLSGRMRLVLPIGAGRTFSWFGLPEAQGASLTGAQWPLRNQSLVLGDLQSLSNRATVDSVAVAQQSGRSVIIIPIGKA, encoded by the coding sequence GTGAATGAGAACGCCCGCATCGCCTCGCTGCTTCCGCCGCGGTTTGACGCCGTGTTGGTGGCCGGAGGCGACCGACCGCGGCGCGTTCTCATAGACATCGCCGTCGCCCGTGCCGCTCGCGTCGTCGCTTTGGACGGCGGTTTGCGGCACCTGCGCGCCCTCGGAGTGGCTCCGCAGGTCGTAATCGGCGATTTGGACAGTGCTTCACCCGCGGACATAACGTGGGCTCGCCGCCGGCGGGCCCACGTTCTCTTGCGGGCCGAGCAGGATTCATCCGACATGGACAAAGCGTTGCGGCTCTGTAGGGAACGGGGCTGGCGCAATGTTGCCATCGCGTCCGCGGACGGACTGCGCGCCGATCACTTCTTACATGGGCTAAGCCGTGCTGCCGCGCTGCGCGGTCTGCGCATCACTTTCCTACTTAAACAAGGCCTCGCCTTTCCGCTCTCTGGCCGGATGCGACTCGTTCTGCCCATCGGAGCGGGCCGCACCTTTTCGTGGTTCGGGCTGCCGGAAGCGCAAGGCGCGTCGCTCACCGGAGCTCAGTGGCCCTTGCGCAATCAGTCGCTTGTACTCGGCGACCTACAGAGTCTTTCAAATCGCGCAACGGTGGACTCTGTTGCCGTAGCGCAGCAATCCGGCCGATCTGTGATCATCATTCCAATAGGCAAAGCATGA
- a CDS encoding bifunctional homocysteine S-methyltransferase/methylenetetrahydrofolate reductase, whose translation MSTEVLVADGAMGTTLYASGFSHRTCFDELNETHPQIIEDLHRDYIAAGAQIIETNTFGANPYRLGDHGFAEKTRLLNRLGAEHARRAAGDIIYVAGSIGPLDRVLEPIGPVTLAQARSAFKEQVAGLLDGGVDLFIVETISNLVEMREAIAAIRELCDLPIVATMTFTEDGKTLIGDKPSQVARALVEFGADVVGANCSVGPQAMLDVMERMSGVNVPLCAQPNAGNARVVGGRFIYLASPQYFADYAAKFVDAGVALVGGCCGTTPEHTRAIADAVKGRKPGKLHVAVTSDIGDDEERLDGPHRGLPFSEFRANLGRRFQVSVEIDPPRSYDPGPFIRHAQKLKAAGVDLINVADSPLARARMSAVAMAHLIRRDAGVDVLLHVSCRDRNAIGLQSELLGAHTLGVLNILAVTGDPTSIGDYPFAKGVFELDSIGLSRMVTSLNKGKDLTGRDLDESTHFLLGVAVNPTSPNLDLEYDRFQQKIDAGAQFAFTQPLFDPRTLEQFMNRIANVTRIPIFVGIMPLRSSKHAEFIHNEIPDMFVPQDIRERMRSAGTEGAKVGVEIAQKFLLDTQPMVQGCYLMPPFNKFDMAIDVMKVLEREPASE comes from the coding sequence TTGAGCACTGAGGTGCTTGTCGCGGACGGCGCGATGGGCACGACGCTCTATGCGTCGGGCTTCTCGCATCGCACGTGTTTTGACGAACTCAATGAAACGCATCCGCAGATTATTGAAGATTTGCATCGCGATTACATCGCCGCCGGTGCCCAGATCATCGAGACAAATACCTTTGGCGCGAATCCCTATCGCCTTGGTGACCACGGTTTCGCGGAGAAGACCCGCCTGCTGAACCGACTTGGTGCAGAGCACGCGCGCCGTGCCGCGGGAGACATCATCTACGTCGCGGGGTCTATCGGCCCGCTCGACCGTGTGCTCGAACCCATCGGCCCAGTAACTCTCGCGCAAGCGCGGTCTGCGTTCAAGGAGCAGGTCGCCGGCCTGCTTGACGGTGGCGTGGATCTGTTCATCGTTGAGACGATTTCCAATCTGGTCGAAATGCGGGAGGCAATCGCCGCGATTCGCGAGCTCTGCGATTTGCCGATCGTGGCGACCATGACATTTACCGAAGACGGCAAGACGTTGATTGGCGACAAGCCTTCTCAAGTCGCGCGCGCACTGGTGGAATTCGGCGCGGATGTCGTTGGCGCCAATTGCTCGGTGGGACCGCAAGCTATGCTGGACGTGATGGAACGCATGAGCGGCGTCAACGTCCCGCTGTGCGCGCAGCCCAACGCGGGTAACGCGCGCGTCGTCGGTGGTCGCTTCATCTACCTTGCGTCGCCGCAATACTTCGCTGATTATGCGGCGAAATTCGTGGATGCGGGCGTGGCGCTCGTGGGCGGCTGCTGCGGCACTACCCCCGAGCACACGCGGGCCATCGCGGATGCCGTGAAGGGTCGCAAGCCCGGCAAGCTACACGTTGCGGTGACGAGCGATATCGGTGATGACGAAGAGCGCTTGGACGGCCCGCATCGCGGTCTGCCGTTCTCTGAATTCCGAGCCAATCTCGGTCGCCGTTTTCAGGTTTCGGTCGAGATTGACCCGCCGCGCAGTTATGATCCCGGCCCGTTCATTCGCCACGCGCAGAAACTGAAAGCCGCGGGCGTTGACTTGATCAACGTGGCGGATTCGCCGCTGGCGCGCGCGCGCATGAGTGCCGTGGCTATGGCGCATTTGATTCGCCGTGATGCCGGTGTAGACGTGTTGTTGCACGTCTCGTGCCGTGACCGAAACGCCATCGGCCTGCAATCCGAATTGCTGGGCGCACACACGCTGGGCGTGCTGAATATTCTCGCCGTCACGGGCGATCCGACGAGTATCGGGGACTATCCGTTCGCCAAGGGCGTGTTCGAACTCGATTCCATTGGTCTGTCGCGCATGGTCACGTCTTTGAACAAAGGCAAAGATCTCACGGGGCGCGACCTTGATGAATCCACGCACTTTCTGCTGGGCGTGGCGGTAAATCCCACTTCACCGAATCTTGATCTTGAGTACGATCGCTTCCAACAGAAGATTGACGCCGGTGCGCAGTTCGCGTTTACGCAGCCGCTGTTCGATCCGCGTACGTTGGAACAATTCATGAACCGCATTGCGAATGTTACGCGCATACCGATTTTCGTCGGCATCATGCCGCTCCGATCTTCAAAACACGCTGAGTTCATTCATAACGAAATCCCGGATATGTTTGTCCCCCAGGATATCCGCGAGCGCATGCGCTCAGCAGGTACCGAGGGGGCCAAAGTTGGTGTTGAGATCGCGCAGAAATTTCTGCTCGATACTCAGCCGATGGTGCAGGGCTGTTATCTCATGCCGCCGTTCAACAAGTTTGACATGGCGATTGACGTGATGAAAGTCCTTGAGCGCGAACCGGCTTCGGAGTAG
- a CDS encoding acyl-CoA dehydrogenase family protein has product MAFQALDYYNLDELLTDEERLTRDTVREFVTDNLMPIIEHCNMEGRFPREFVKPAADLGLLGAPYPEKYGCANLGPIAYGLINQELERGDSGIRSFVSVQTSLVMYPIFAFGSEAQKDYWLPKLAAGDKIGCFGLTEPDFGSNPGGMLTRAEDKGSHYLLNGSKAWITNGTISDIAVVWAKLDGIVRGFIVETDREGFSAPEIKNKFSLRASVTSDLILQDVQIPKENILPGVTGLKGPLSCLTQARYGIAWGAVGAALAVFDEALQYSKSRIQFDKPIASFQLVQNKLTWMATEITKAQFLVYRLGQLKASGKLRPQHVSMAKRNNVGTALEIARVGRDILGANGISNEYQTFRHMANLESVNTYEGTYDIHSLIVAEDLTGIAAYS; this is encoded by the coding sequence ATGGCCTTTCAGGCGCTTGACTACTACAATTTAGACGAGTTGCTGACCGACGAAGAACGACTGACTCGGGACACGGTACGTGAGTTCGTAACGGACAATTTGATGCCGATCATCGAGCATTGCAATATGGAAGGGCGCTTCCCGCGCGAGTTCGTCAAACCCGCCGCCGACCTCGGTTTGTTGGGTGCGCCGTACCCTGAAAAGTACGGCTGCGCGAACCTCGGCCCGATAGCGTATGGCCTGATCAATCAGGAGCTCGAACGCGGCGACTCGGGTATCCGCTCATTCGTCTCTGTGCAGACGAGTTTGGTGATGTACCCGATATTTGCGTTTGGCAGTGAAGCCCAGAAGGACTACTGGCTGCCTAAACTGGCAGCCGGCGACAAGATCGGTTGCTTCGGACTGACGGAGCCGGACTTCGGTTCGAATCCGGGCGGGATGCTGACCCGCGCGGAAGACAAAGGATCGCACTATCTGCTGAACGGCAGCAAGGCGTGGATTACGAACGGAACGATTTCCGATATCGCGGTGGTCTGGGCAAAGCTCGACGGCATCGTGCGCGGATTCATCGTGGAAACGGATCGCGAAGGTTTTTCCGCGCCGGAAATCAAGAATAAGTTCTCGCTGCGGGCCAGCGTAACGTCGGACCTAATCCTGCAGGATGTCCAAATCCCGAAAGAAAACATTCTGCCCGGTGTTACTGGACTGAAGGGACCGCTGTCGTGTCTGACGCAGGCGCGCTACGGTATCGCGTGGGGGGCCGTCGGCGCCGCTTTGGCCGTGTTCGACGAAGCGCTGCAATACAGTAAGTCGCGGATCCAGTTTGACAAGCCGATTGCCAGCTTCCAACTCGTGCAGAACAAGCTCACGTGGATGGCGACGGAGATAACCAAAGCGCAGTTTCTCGTCTATCGCCTCGGCCAATTGAAGGCCTCGGGCAAACTGCGTCCGCAGCATGTTTCAATGGCTAAGCGCAATAATGTTGGTACCGCGCTGGAGATCGCCCGCGTCGGCCGCGACATTCTTGGCGCGAATGGCATCTCCAACGAGTACCAGACGTTTCGCCACATGGCCAACCTCGAATCGGTCAACACGTACGAGGGAACGTATGACATCCACTCGTTAATCGTCGCTGAAGATCTGACCGGAATCGCCGCCTATTCGTAG